The nucleotide sequence CCGTACGCGAACCGGGCGTCGCGCGGGGAGAGGCGCGCAGCCGTCCGATAGTGGTCGAATGCGCGCTTGGCGTTGCCCGCGCCGAGCAGAACGTTGCCGACGTTGAAGTGGGCGTGCGAGTAGTCGGGATGGAGCCGGAGCGCCCGCTCGTAATGGGCGAATGCTTCCTCCGGCCGGCCCCGGTCGGCCAGGAAGACCCCCAGGTCGTTCTCGGCCAACCAGTTGTCCTCCGTCACGGCGAGAGCGTGCCGAAAGAGGGTCCCGCTGTCACGCCAGTAGCCGGCCTGCGCGACGGTTGCCACGACAAGGGCGGACACCCCGGCGACCGCGGCGACGGCCAGCGCCGTGGCGCACCGGCGCCTCCCGGCCGCCAGATCGCGCAGCCCCCACGCCGCCGCGACGAAGACCCCGACGAGAGGGACGTAGGTGTAGCGGTCAGCGTGCCCCTGGGCGCCGACCTGGACGAGGCCGATCACCGGCACGAGGGTCCCGACGTACCAGAGCCAGCCGACGGGCAGGTAGGGGAAGCGCCGCCCGGCGCGGATCGCCGCCGCGCTCAGGGCAACGAGGGCCGCAGTACAGCTCAGCACGAGGCCCGTCTGCAGTGTACTCTCCGGATGGGGGTAGTAGACGGCGAGGCCGCTCGGCCAGATCGTCTTGCCAAGATACACGAGATAGGAGACAGCGGCGTTGGCCGCGCGCACCCCGAAATCCACGTGCGCCCAGCTCGCGACCGCGTTGCCGCGGCGCTGGGCGACGAGGGTCACGGCCGCCGAGGCCGCCGCCAGCACACACAGCGGGAATTTCTCGAGTACGAGGCCGGAGAGCGGCCTCGCGCCTGCCGGCGCCGCCTCACCCGCCCGGGCCGGGCGCCTGAGGCGGCCAAGGGGCCAGCAATCGAGGAGCAGCAGGACGAAGGGGAGGCTCACAAGCATCGGCTTGGCCGCCAGGCCCAACGCGTACGACACCGCCACAGCGAGGAAGCGGCGCGGGCCCGGCCGACGGGCATACTGCGTGTAGGCGGCAAGGGTCAGCACCCAGAAGAGCGCCGAGAGGACGTCCTTGCGCTCGGAAGCCCAGGCCACGGACTCCACGTGCAGCGGGTGCACCGCGAAGAGCGCCGCGGCCGCGGCGCTCGGCCAGAGCGCCGCCGTCGCACGTTCGAGAAGCGTGAACAGGAGCAAGGCGCTCACGAGGTGGAGAAGCAGGCCGACGAAATGGTGCCCGGAAGCGTTCATGCCGAAGAGGGTCACGTCGATCATGTGCGACAACCACGTGAGCGGGTGCCAGTTCCCGGCGTGGAAGGTCCCGAGCGCCCAGGCCGCCCCGTTCCAGCTGAGTCCCCTGGTCACCGCCGGGTTGTGCGTGATGTACTGGTCGTCGTCAATACCGACGAAACCGTTGCCGAGTACGGGCCAGTACGCAGACAGCGTGATCGCCGCGAGAAGAACGAGAATGATCCGGGACTGCGCGCGGCGCCGCGGCGTCACCGCGCCCTCAGGGCTCGACGATCACCTTGATGGACTCGCCGCCGGCCGCCACGGTCGCGAAGGCCTCCCCGATGCGCTCGAGCGGGAAGCGGTGCGTGATCATCTCCGCGACCGGAACGCGCCGCGCCCGGATCAGCTCCAGGGCGGTCGCCAGGTCCGCGCCGGCCGCGCCGTAGGACGTCTGCAGCGTGATCTCGCGCCGCCAGATCTCGGGGAACGGAATCACGGCCGCGCCCTCCTGGTCCGGCGCGCCGAAGAAGAGCACCGTGCCGCCGCTCGCGACCAGGCGCATCGACTGGTTCACCGCCGCCGTCGCGCCCGTGCAGACGATGACGCGGTCCGCCATGCGCCCCCCCGTCGCCGACGCCACCTGCGCGGGGACCTCGGGACCCGCGCAGAACGCCGCCGCCGCGCCGAAGCGCCGCGCCGCCTCGAGCCGCCAGGGGTGGACGTCCGTCGCCAGGATCGTCCCGGCGCCCAGCGCGCGCGCCAGCGCGATGTGCAGCAGGCCCGAGATGCCGCTGCCCATCACCAGCACCGCGTCGCCGGGTCCGACGCGCGCCAGCCGCTGCGCGCGCACGACGCACCCCAGCGGCTCGGCGAACGTCCCCTCCTCGAACGTGACCCCCTCCGGCAGCCGGAACACCCCGCGATCCGTCTGCAGCGGCGGCACGCGCACGAACTCGGTGAACCCGCCCGGGTCGAAGTTCGTCGTGTGCAGCGTCTGGCAGGCGGTGTGGTGGCCGCCGCGGCACGCCGGGCAGGTGTTGCAGGGGACGTGGTGCGTCACCGCGACGCGGTCGCCGACCTTCCACGCCGTGACGCCCTCGCCGATCTCCGCCACCGTCCCCGCGACCTCGTGGCCGAGCACGAGCGGCGCCTTCTTGATGCGGTACCACTCGAGGACGTCGGAGCCGCAGACGCCGGAGGCGACGATGCGCACGACGATCTCGCCGGGGCCGGCGGCCGGCCGCGGGCGCTCCTCGATCCGCAGGTCGCTGTTGGAGTAGTAGACGCCCGCGCGCATGGCCCCGTCCGCAGCCCGACCGCCGCCGGCGCGCTAGCGCTTCGCGCGCGCCTTGGGGCGGGCCTTGCGCGACGCCGAGCGCTTGAGCGACTTGAACAGCTCGTAGGCCTGCGCCGCCGTCGCCCCGCCGTGCACGACCGCGCGCACCGCCTGGATCATCGCCACGGGCGACTCCGACTGGAAGATGTTGCGCCCCATGTCGACGCCGCTCGCGCCGTCGCGCACCGCATTCGCCGCCAGTTCGAGCGCCTCCTTCTCCGGGAGCTTCTTGCCGCCGGCGATGACGACCGGCACCGGGCAGGTGCGCACGAGGCGCTCGAAGTTGTCGCAGTAGTAGGTCTTGACGAAGTGCGCGCCCAGCTCGGCCGCGATCCGGCAGGCGAGCGAGAGGTAGCGCACGTCGCGGACCATGTCCTTGCCGACCGCGGTCACCGCGAGCACGGGGATGCCGTGCCGCTCGCCCTCGTCGACGAGCTGCGCCAGCGACATCAGCGTCTGGCGCTCGTGCGGCGCGCCGACGTAGATCGAGAGCGCGACGCCGGCGGCGTTGAGGCGCACGGCGTCCTCCATCGTCGTCACGATCCCCTCGTTCGAGAGCTCGGAGAGGATACTCGTCCCGCCCGAGACGCGCAGCACGATCGGCGTGTCGACCCGCGGGTCGACGGAGGAGCGCAGCACGCCCCGCGTGAGCATCAGGGTGTCGGCGTACGCGGCCAGCGGCGCGATCGTCGCGCCGGGATCCTCAAGTCCGGTCGTCGGCCCGAGGAAGTAGCCGTGGTCGACGGCGAGCATGACGGTCCGGCCGGTCGCCGGGCGGATGATCCGCGCCAGACGGTTCTTCAGTCCCCACGATGACATCGTTTGCGCCTCCTGTTGTCGTCGGCCCCGGCGGGGGCCGTTTCCCGCGGTTTCCCCGTAGGTCGGGGTTATAGAAGCGCCGCCGCATGCTGTCAAGCCGGCCACGCCGTGGCTCGCGCGGGGCGGCAGGCCGGACCCTTGTCGGCGGCCGCGAAAGCCGCTAGGATGCGGCCATCCGGTGACGGCCCGCTCAGGGCGAGGAGACCAGCATGCAGCCGAAGGCCGAACAGCTCCCGATCGCGCAGTCGCGCAAGTACCGCGTCCGGGTCCGCACGCAGAACGCCGAGTACGAGGGGATCTTCTTCTCGCCGTACCCGGACCGCCGGCTCTCGGAGGTCCTCACCAAGCTCGAGCAGTTCCTCAACCTCAAGGAGGCGCGGGACGTCGAGACCGGGGAGACCTTCCCCTTCATGGTGATCGCCAAGCACTCCATCCAGACCATCAAAGTCGTCGAGGAGTGGGACTAGGCCGCTGATAACGGCCCATCGGCGGCGCCTTACCCGTGCGAGCCCCGCGAGTGCGGGAAGTCCCTGCGGTGGCCACCAGGCCACCTCAGTCGCCGGATCGTCGCGCTCCTTGCATCTGGACCGTTCTGAGCGGCCTAGTGTCCCGATGCCCGGGACGAACTACTTCTTTTTTGTGGGGTCCCGGTGGCAGAGCATGCACGCGTCCTTCGGCGGGTGCTCCGGCGGCTGCGGCGCCATCTTGCCGGGCGCGTGACAGTCGCGGCACGCGGCCACCACGAGCGGGCGCGGGTGGTTGTCGTCGACCGGCACGTACCGGTGCTTGCGCTGCTGCGAGAGCATGGACAGCGCGCCGACGACGAGCAGCGCCCCCGCGGCGAACATCAGGTTCTTCTTGAGCGTC is from bacterium and encodes:
- a CDS encoding tetratricopeptide repeat protein, with the translated sequence MTPRRRAQSRIILVLLAAITLSAYWPVLGNGFVGIDDDQYITHNPAVTRGLSWNGAAWALGTFHAGNWHPLTWLSHMIDVTLFGMNASGHHFVGLLLHLVSALLLFTLLERATAALWPSAAAAALFAVHPLHVESVAWASERKDVLSALFWVLTLAAYTQYARRPGPRRFLAVAVSYALGLAAKPMLVSLPFVLLLLDCWPLGRLRRPARAGEAAPAGARPLSGLVLEKFPLCVLAAASAAVTLVAQRRGNAVASWAHVDFGVRAANAAVSYLVYLGKTIWPSGLAVYYPHPESTLQTGLVLSCTAALVALSAAAIRAGRRFPYLPVGWLWYVGTLVPVIGLVQVGAQGHADRYTYVPLVGVFVAAAWGLRDLAAGRRRCATALAVAAVAGVSALVVATVAQAGYWRDSGTLFRHALAVTEDNWLAENDLGVFLADRGRPEEAFAHYERALRLHPDYSHAHFNVGNVLLGAGNAKRAFDHYRTAARLSPRDARFAYGVGQALSALGRRREAEDQFREALRLEPDFPEAHNNLAVSLFAAGRFEEAGSHLAEAVRLDSSNPSAQYNLGIYLLGRGRRDEATTRFREALRLDPGYAAARERLAQLAGGSPAPGR
- a CDS encoding alcohol dehydrogenase catalytic domain-containing protein, producing MRAGVYYSNSDLRIEERPRPAAGPGEIVVRIVASGVCGSDVLEWYRIKKAPLVLGHEVAGTVAEIGEGVTAWKVGDRVAVTHHVPCNTCPACRGGHHTACQTLHTTNFDPGGFTEFVRVPPLQTDRGVFRLPEGVTFEEGTFAEPLGCVVRAQRLARVGPGDAVLVMGSGISGLLHIALARALGAGTILATDVHPWRLEAARRFGAAAAFCAGPEVPAQVASATGGRMADRVIVCTGATAAVNQSMRLVASGGTVLFFGAPDQEGAAVIPFPEIWRREITLQTSYGAAGADLATALELIRARRVPVAEMITHRFPLERIGEAFATVAAGGESIKVIVEP
- the lsrF gene encoding 3-hydroxy-5-phosphonooxypentane-2,4-dione thiolase yields the protein MSSWGLKNRLARIIRPATGRTVMLAVDHGYFLGPTTGLEDPGATIAPLAAYADTLMLTRGVLRSSVDPRVDTPIVLRVSGGTSILSELSNEGIVTTMEDAVRLNAAGVALSIYVGAPHERQTLMSLAQLVDEGERHGIPVLAVTAVGKDMVRDVRYLSLACRIAAELGAHFVKTYYCDNFERLVRTCPVPVVIAGGKKLPEKEALELAANAVRDGASGVDMGRNIFQSESPVAMIQAVRAVVHGGATAAQAYELFKSLKRSASRKARPKARAKR